A single window of Penaeus chinensis breed Huanghai No. 1 chromosome 9, ASM1920278v2, whole genome shotgun sequence DNA harbors:
- the LOC125028696 gene encoding mucin-5AC-like, translated as MTSVPETSTNSTLPITSSLLTLGVPETTTISALVPEKSSTVTTASDPETSITTTSIPETSTTSETTPVTTTLVSETSSTSVTRTSVPETSIISDTTTTSVPETTATSAPTTTAVPETTATSAPTTTAVPETTATSVPTTTSVPETSTTSVPTTTAVPETSTTSVPTTTSVPETTATSVPTTTSVPETSTTSAPTTTSVPETTATSVPTTTSVPETSTTSVPTTTAVPETSTTSVPTTTSVPETTATSVPTTTSVPETTATSAPTTTSVPETTATSVPTTTSVPETTATSVPTTTSVPETSTTSAPTTTSVPETTATSVPTTTSVPETSTTSAPTTTSVPETTATSVPTTTSVPETSTTSAPTTTSFAETSTVMIPRTTSAPETSISLAFTTTSGPATSTTSAPLTTITLPTETTSAEPTGNASVTSTTIVPIFTTTTATTSSTGCVFDGASYEEGETIPDQCFTVTCKDGQWADQGLNKEECHECSIFMDPHIWTFDREMHTLTTICNYSLVQMGLSHNPDFAVYTQFESCFAPGSCLSSITFMDNGNTSISSEVYGWTGNNMIDVNGAEYSLLDYPTPVTSDSTQFPVLAWSKTSKIRLFGSSKVAKRVEV; from the exons ATGACTTCAGTTCCTGAAACAAGTACTAATTCTACTCTCCCAATCACAAGTAGTCTTTTAACGTTAGGTG TTCCTGAAACAACTACTATTTCAG CTTTAGTTCCTGAAAAAAGTAGTACAGTTACCACAGCTTCAGATCCTGAAACAA GTATAACAACGACGTCAATTCCTGAAACAAGTACTACTTCAGAAACTACTCCAGTTACAACAACTTTAGTTTCTGAAACAAGTAGTACTTCAGTTACCAGAACTTCAGTTCCTGAGACAAGTATCATTTCAG ATACCACAACGACTTCAGTTCCTGAAACAACTGCTACTTCGGCTCCCACAACGACTGCAGTTCCTGAAACAACTGCTACTTCGGCTCCCACAACGACTGCAGTTCCTGAAACAACTGCTACTTCGGTTCCTACAACGACTTCAGTTCCTGAAACAAGTACTACTTCGGTTCCCACAACGACTGCAGTTCCTGAAACGAGTACTACTTCGGTTCCCACAACGACTTCAGTTCCTGAAACAACTGCTACTTCGGTTCCTACAACGACTTCAGTTCCTGAAACAAGTACTACTTCAGCTCCTACAACGACTTCAGTTCCTGAAACAACTGCTACTTCGGTTCCTACAACGACTTCAGTTCCTGAAACAAGTACTACTTCGGTTCCCACAACGACTGCAGTTCCTGAAACGAGTACTACTTCGGTTCCCACAACGACTTCAGTTCCTGAAACAACTGCTACTTCGGTTCCTACAACGACTTCAGTTCCTGAAACAACTGCTACTTCAGCTCCTACAACGACTTCGGTTCCTGAAACAACTGCTACTTCGGTTCCTACAACGACTTCAGTTCCTGAAACAACTGCTACTTCGGTTCCTACAACGACTTCAGTTCCTGAAACAAGTACTACTTCAGCTCCTACAACGACTTCAGTTCCTGAAACAACTGCTACTTCGGTTCCTACAACGACTTCAGTTCCTGAAACAAGTACTACTTCAGCTCCTACAACGACTTCAGTTCCTGAAACAACTGCTACATCGGTTCCCACAACGACTTCAGTTCCTGAAACAAGTACTACTTCAGCTCCCACCACGACTTCATTTGCTGAAACAAGTACTGTTATGATTCCCAGAACGACTTCAGCTCCTGAAACAAGTATTTCTTTAGCTTTTACAACAACTTCAGGCCCTGCCACAAGTACTACTTCAGCTCCCCTAACCACTATTACTCTCCCTACCGAAACAACTTCAGCCGAACCAACAGGAAATGCTTCAGTTACGAGCACGACTATAGTGCCAATATTTACTACAACTACAGCTACGACTTCCAGTACAG GTTGTGTATTCGACGGGGCTTCTtacgaggaaggagagacaatCCCTGATCAGTGTTTCACTGTTACGTGCAAGGATGGACAGTGGGCAGACCAAGGACTTAATAAAGAGGAGT gCCACGAGTGTTCGATATTCATGGATCCTCATATTTGGACATTTGACCGTGAAATGCACACGTTGACCACAATTTGCAACTACTCCCTTGTTCAAATGGGTCTTAGTCACAATCCGGACTTCGCTGTTTACACACAGTTCGA GTCGTGCTTCGCACCCGGTTCTTGCCTCTCATCCATTACCTTCATGGACAATGGGAACACATCAATATCAAGTGAAGTTTACGGCTGGACGGGTAATAATATG ATTGATGTGAACGGCGCGGAGTACTCTCTCCTGGACTACCCGACTCCCGTGACTTCAGACAGCACCCAGTTCCCTGTCCTGGCGTGGAGCAAAACCTCGAAAATTCGCCTCTTCGGGTCCAGCAAAGTTGCA AAGCGTGTAGAAGTTTAG
- the LOC125028698 gene encoding mucin-5AC-like, which yields MERKRIKQASCSKCAIFMDPHIQTFDNDLLTLTTKCNYSLVQPGFSFSPDFAVYTQFDSCFNIGSCLGHITYVDNANTVISRDIVGWTDDMTLNVNGEDYSLLNYPTPVTAGSTPHPVLAWSKGNSIRLIGSSKVAMQIHRTVTFVYIHESVTDLYGLCGTEDSSSDYVDRSGTISTPGAFYGSWKTQTQQASCTSRRKKRATTADGECTVDASKTESFNSSCTTVVFSTSYLNNSVPDVSSENLINACVFDLCMVYMNTSDDQAVLDYLNSDVVDTVQAFILTTINVTTSSTASPTSTLESTTSAPTTSASKASTSATPAPLTSRYPCNTGPVNSYRINCSYNTIPNAIELGNTKTPFPPTTKLRHSLQQLPKTTIPFTTSTLIREASTVIGTSIILVTTTSVPETNCTSTTTISVPETISTTSAPETSTNKVIFNGSTSSVTTTPLPETTTASVTTTPLPETSTASVTTTLLPTASVTTTPLPETSTASGTTYVFSTSSGTTTPVPETSTASVTTTPVLRLQFLKQALLQLLRRYFLKQYVFSTDSVTTTLLPETSTSSGTTTPVPETSTASVATTLLPETSTTTPVPETSTATVTTTLLPETTSVTTTTLPETSTSSVTTTPLPETSTSSGTTTPLPETSTTTPLPETSTASVTTTPFSETNTASGTTTPHPETSTSSFTTTSLPETSTTTPHPETSTASVTTTPFSETNTASGTTTPHPETSTSSFTTTSLPETSTTTPLRETSTSSDTTTSLPETITASFTTTPLPETSTVLVTTTPSPETSTALVTTTPSPDTSTASFTTTSLPETSTTTPLSKTSTASDTKPPLPEKSTALDTLTPLPETSTASGTTTPLSEISATVKTPFHETNFSYYNSENKYCFRYYKSTS from the exons atggaaagaaaaaggattAAACAGGCGAGCT GTAGCAAGTGTGCAATATTCATGGATCCTCACATTCAAACGTTCGATAATGACTTGCTTACATTGACCACAAAGTGTAACTACTCCCTTGTGCAACCCGGTTTTAGTTTCTCTCCTGACTTCGCTGTTTATACACAGTTTGA CTCTTGCTTTAATATCGGGTCCTGCCTAGGCCACATTACCTATGTGGACAATGCCAACACCGTTATATCACGCGATATTGTTGGCTGGACAGACGATATGACG CTTAACGTGAACGGCGAGGACTACTCTCTCCTGAACTACCCGACCCCCGTGACAGCAGGCAGCACCCCGCACCCTGTCCTGGCATGGAGCAAGGGCAACAGCATTCGCCTTATCGGTTCCAGCAAAGTTGCA ATGCAGATACACAGGACCGTGACGTTTGTTTACATCCACGAGAGTGTAACTGACCTCTACGGCCTCTGCGGCACAGAAGACAGCTCCTCCGACTATGTTGATCGTTCAGGAACAATTTCCACACCTGGCGCGTTCTACGGTTCTTGGAAG acacaaacgcaaCAGGCTTCTTGCACTTCTCGTCGAAAGAAGAGGGCAACTACAGCG GATGGCGAGTGTACAGTCGACGCCAGCAAAACGGAGTCATTTAACAGCAGCTGCACCACTGTCGTCTTTTCCACATCGTATCTAAACAATTCAGTACCTGACGTGTCCTCCGAGAATCTGATTA ATGCCTGTGTGTTCGATCTGTGCATGGTGTACATGAACACGAGCGATGATCAAGCTGTTTTAGATTATTTGAACTCCGATGTCGTTGATACAGTGCAAGCCTTCATCTTAACGA CTATAAATGTCACTACATCGTCGACTGCCTCACCCACATCCACCTTAGAATCTACAACAAGTGCGCCCACGACCTCAG CTTCGAAAGCAAGTACTTCTGCAACCCCGGCCCCATTAACAAGCAGGTACCCTTGCAACACCGGTCCAGTTAACAGCTACAGAATTAACTGCAGCTACAACACCATTCCAAATGCTATAGAATTAGGCAACACTAAAACACCATTCCCACCAACTACAAAATTACGTCATTCCCTTCAACAGCTACCGAA AACTACTATTCCATTTACCACATCGACTTTAATTCGTGAAGCAAGTACTGTTATAGGCACAAGTATTATTTTAGTTACCACAACTTCAGTTCCTGAAACAAACTGTACTTCAACAACCACAATTTCAGTTCCTGAAACAA TTAGCACGACTTCAGCTCCTGAAACAAGTACTAATAAAGTAATTTTCAACGGCAG taccTCTTCGgttactacaactccacttcctgaaacaaccactgcttcagttactacgactccacttcctgaaacaagcactgcttcagttactacgactctacttcc cactgcttcagttactacgactccacttcctgaaacaagcactgcttcagggacgacg tacgtcttcag tacgtcttcagGTACTACAACTCcagttcctgaaacaagcactgcttcagttactacgactcca GTACTACGACTCcagttcctgaaacaagcactgcttcagttgCTACGACGctacttcctgaaacaa tacgtcttcag CACTGATTCAGTTACTACGACGctacttcctgaaacaagtacgtcttcagGTACTACGACTCcagttcctgaaacaagcactgcttcagttgCTACGACGctacttcctgaaacaa GTACTACGACTCcagttcctgaaacaagcactgctacAGTTACTACGACGctacttcctgaaacaa CTTCAGTTACTACAACTACACTTCCTGAAACTAGTACGTCTTCagttactacaactccacttcctgaaacaagtacgtcttcagGTACTACAACTCCACTCcctgaaacaa GtactacgactccacttcctgaaacaagcacagCTTCAGTTACTACAACACCATTTAGTGAAACAAACACTGCTTCAGGTACCACGACTCCACATCCTGAAACAAGCACTTCTTCATTTACTACAActtcacttcctgaaacaa GTACTACGACTCCACATCCTGAAACAAGCACAGCTTCAGTTACTACAACACCATTTAGTGAAACAAACACTGCTTCAGGTACTACGACTCCACATCCTGAAACAAGTACTTCTTCATTTACTACAActtcacttcctgaaacaa gtactacaactccacttcgTGAAACCAGTACGTCTTCAGATACTACGACTTCACTTCCTGAAACAATCACTGCTTCATTtactacgactccacttcctgaaacaagcactgttTTAGTTACTACAACTCCAagtcctgaaacaagcactgctttaGTTACTACAACTCCAAGTCCTGATACAAGCACTGCTTCATTTACTACAACTTCATTAcctgaaacaa GTACTACGACTCCACTTTCTAAAACTAGTACTGCATCAGATACTAAACCTCCACTTCCTGAGAAAAGTACTGCTTTAGATACTttaactccacttcctgaaacaagtactGCTTCAGGTACTACAACCCCACTTTCTGAAATAAGTGCTACGGTTAAAACTCCATTTCATGAAACAAACTTTAGTTACTACAACTCCGAAAACAAGTACTGCTTCAGGTACTACAAGTCCACCTCCTGA